A stretch of the Candidatus Binatia bacterium genome encodes the following:
- a CDS encoding diacylglycerol kinase family protein → MIRAVAEEARAEPAPTSQRRSRIAVVVNPHSHTGAGAGAWARGRESLRRDAIVCGELETCADGDNVRRMTRLLGDTRPEIVIAAGGDGTVSDVVQAIMLT, encoded by the coding sequence GAGCCGTGGCGGAAGAGGCGCGCGCGGAGCCTGCTCCGACATCCCAGCGACGGAGCCGTATTGCCGTGGTCGTCAACCCCCACTCGCACACCGGCGCGGGAGCAGGCGCGTGGGCGCGGGGACGCGAGTCCTTGCGCCGCGACGCCATCGTCTGCGGAGAACTGGAGACCTGCGCCGACGGCGACAACGTCCGGCGTATGACGCGCCTGCTCGGCGACACTCGCCCCGAGATCGTGATTGCGGCCGGCGGCGACGGCACGGTCAGTGACGTCGTACAGGCCATCATGCTCACGA